The stretch of DNA CGGCGTGGTCCCCAAGACCATCACCGGGCGTGAACTGGCGGGCGCCCGCAAGGCGTTCGGCTCGCATCCGCTCGTGACGATGGACAACTACCCCGTCAACGACTTCGCGCAGGACCGTATCTTCCTCGGCCCCTACACCGGCCGCGAGCCCGCCGTGGCCACCGGCTCGGCGGCGCTGCTCGGCAACGCCATGGAGCAGCCATCGGCGTCCCGCATCGCCCTCTTCACGGCAGCCGACTACGCGTGGAACCCCCGCGCCTACCGTCCGCACGAGTCCTGGCTCGCCGCGATCGACGACCTCTCGGGCGGTGACGCGTTGGCGCGGGGCGCCCTGCGGGCCCTCGCCGGCAATGACGCGTCGTCCGTGCTCGGCGCCGACGAATCGGCGTACATGCGCCCGCTCATGGACGAATTCTGGCGCGCGCGTACGACGACGGACGCCGCCCGCATCGAGAAGTCCGCACAAGCCCTGCGGGACGCCTTCACCGTCATGAAGGAGGCTCCGCAGCGGCTCGCCGACAGCGACCTCGACACCGAAGTGCGGCCCTGGGTGGAGCAGTTGGCGCGCTACGGGGCCGCCGGAGAGACGGCGGTCGACATGCTGCGCGCGCAGTCCGCCGGCGACGGCGCGGCCGCCTGGCGCGCCTCGCGCACCCTGACGGGACTCCAGAAGGACCTGAAGGCGGCTCGGGTGACCGTCGGCAAGGGCGTCCTCGCCCCCTTCCTGACGCGGTCGCAGAAGTCGTACGAGACGTGGGCGGGGCTCGACAGCGAGCAGGCGTCGGACCGCGCGACGGTCCGTGTCCCCCGCGCCCGCCCCCTCACGGCGGTGACGGTCCTGACCGACCCCGGCACCAAGGGCAGCGTCGAGGCCCATGTCCCCGGCGAGGGCTGGCGCCGCATCGGCGCCCTGTCCGCCACGGGTTTCACCGAGGCCCAGCCCGCCAAGTCCAAGGAGACCGCCGACGCGGTCCGCGCCACGGTCACCGACGGCAAGGTCCGCCACGTGGTCCCCTGGTACGCCGACTCCCCCGCCGCCCGCTTCTCCCTGGCCCGCACCGAGGCCGACGTGGAGATCGGCGGCGGCCCGCAGCGGGTCACCGCGAAGCTGACCTCCCTGCGCCCCGGCGACGTACGGGGCAAGGTGACGGCGAAGGCGCCCAAGGGCATCGAGGTGCGCACCCCGGAGAGGTCGACGCTGCCGCGCGGCACGCAGGTGGACGTCCCGGTCGACGTCACGGTCCCCGCGGGCACGCGCTCGGGGACGTACGAGATCCCGGTCACCTTCGACGGCCAGACCAGGACGGTCTCGATCCGCGCCTACCCGCGCACGGAAGGACCCGACCTGGCGCGCGGCGCGAAGGCCTCCTCCTCGGGCGACGAGACGAAGGACTTCCCGGCGTCCGGCGCCAACGACGGCGACCCCACGACCCGCTGGTCGTCGCCGGTCGAGGACGGCGCCTGGTGGCAGATGGAGCTCGCGGAGCCGGTCAGGCTCGGCCAGGTCGTCCTGCGCTGGCAGGACGCGTACGCGGCGGGCTACCGCGTGCAGACCTCCGCGGACGGCAGGACCTGGCGCACGGCGGCCACCGTCAAGGACGGCAAGGGCGGCCGCGAGGCGGTCCGCATGGACGCCCGCGACACCCGCTACATCCGCGTCCAGGGCGACAAGCGGGCCACGCGCTTCGGCTACTCGCTGTGGTCGGTGGAGGCGTACGAGGTGGCTGACGGCTCATAGGCGGGCCGGGACCGTCGACAAGATGGCTGCGGGACTTGCCAGTTGAGCGTTCGGACGCGCGATGATGGACGGGAAGCCTCGTCGGGGGAGGATCGACATGCGGTTACGGGCGCGCCGACCGGACGCGCGGCTCTCGTGTGCCGTTCTGCTGTACGAAGGCGATGGCGATTCCGATGGGCCGGACGCCTATCGCCACCGGCCCGCCTGCGAGAACGATCCGTACTGCGACGGGTACGACCCGGTGTACGGACATCCTCTCGACTGTGAGCACGGCCCGTACGAACGGCACCGGCGGGACCGCGAGCGGCGGCCGTCCGGGCCTCCCCCTGCCACGCGAGCCGTCCGGGACGCCCTGACCCGCTGGCCCGACAGTCTCTTCCGCACCGAGCCGGGCCGTGTCGCCGTGCTCGACAGCGCCTCCTCCGAAGGCACGTACCTGCTCCGGTCCACCGTCGGGCGCGCGCGCGATCTGCTGCTCGTCCACTACGCGGGCACCATGGACGCGGGTGACCCTTACGGTCGCTCCCGCGGCCGGAGGGGCCTGCTCCTCTCCGATCTGTTCGAACTCATCGAGGGGACCCCGGCCCGGCACATCGTCGTGGTCCTGGAACCGGACCGGCCGACCGAGATCTCCCTCGCGGAGGCGCTCCACCATCGGTACGGGTACCTGCTGCGGCACTTCCAGGGCCATCTCACGCTGATCGTCGCCGACCCGATCCACCGGATGCCCCGCCCGTTCCTGGCCGACGCGCTCGGCGGCGACCAACCGCTCTCCGTGCGCTCGCTCGCCACCCAGCCGCGGGCCCGGGTCCTGATGCGGGCGGACGGACGTGACGTACGGCTCACCGGGTCCGGACGGCGCGGCGGCCGGGAGCCCGTGGTCAGGAACCGCACCCGCGCCCTCAACCAGTCGCTCGCCCGCACCGGCCCCGCCCTGGCCAAGGCCCGCAAGGCCACCGCTTCCGCGCTCTCCGCGGCCGCGCCTTTCGCCCTCCTTCTCCTCGCCGTCGCGGTGGTCGCGGGCGGGCTCCTCGCGCTGCTGCGGGCGTTGCCGCCGATGCGGGGGACGTGGGGAGCCGCGGCGCTGCTCGGGCTGTGGGCGGTGCTCGCCGTCATCGGGATCGTCGGCGCCCGGCTGCGGACGCCGCCCGCCCGCGCCCGCCCGCCCGGCACGGCGCCCCCCGAGCCCCGGAGCCGCGCGTTCATGGACGGCATGTGGACGGCGTGGGGGTTCCCCGGTCCGTCGACAGACACCGCCGGGCGCCCCCGGCAGCCGGTCCCGCCGCGCCCCACCCGTGAGGAGAGCCGGGCCGCGGTCGAGCGGTCCCTCAACGCCCTGTACGCCCGGCTGCCCGTGCCCCAGATGCGGGCGCCGGACCCGCCCCCACCCCCGGCATCGCCCTCATCCCCTTCGCCCGACGACAACGGGACCACTCCATGACCGCCCCCGTCCCACCCCGATCCCCGGAACCGGAAGACCCGCCGGCGCCGGAGACATCACCGGAGCCCGCGGTGCCACCCGCGACCGGTGAGTACCGCGAGCTGCCGTCCGGCGAGCAGATGAGGATCTGGAACGAGTTGGTGTCCGACTCGGCCGAGCGGATGCTGTCGCTCGTCGAGCAGGAATTCC from Streptomyces sp. BA2 encodes:
- a CDS encoding beta-N-acetylglucosaminidase domain-containing protein, whose amino-acid sequence is MQLRRRKGAAAIAVAVIAGALSGAPGAVAAPGLPGKPGTPATSPDDDRESDGTLPPVWPRPQSMTSAGAPVAVTGEVVLATGKDPDPYAMDALRTLLRDAGARRITEVKEGEQLPAGGGKLVVLAEGARADQALRTLGARARGDLPSGGYRLAVGRIGGQDTIALAGAGDDGLFHGVQTLRQLVTKSTTESTTGATGATVPGVQIRDWPGTAVRGMTEGFYGTPWTREQRLDQLDFMGRTKQNRYLYAPGDDLYRQARWREPYPADQRADFRALAERAKRNHVTLAWAVAPGQAMCMSSDKDIKALNRKIDAMWALGVRAFQLQFQDVSYSEWHCDADADAFGSGPEAAAKAQSRVANAVSAHLAERHPGAKPLSLMPTEYYQNGSTEYRDAIAARLDEGVEVAWTGVGVVPKTITGRELAGARKAFGSHPLVTMDNYPVNDFAQDRIFLGPYTGREPAVATGSAALLGNAMEQPSASRIALFTAADYAWNPRAYRPHESWLAAIDDLSGGDALARGALRALAGNDASSVLGADESAYMRPLMDEFWRARTTTDAARIEKSAQALRDAFTVMKEAPQRLADSDLDTEVRPWVEQLARYGAAGETAVDMLRAQSAGDGAAAWRASRTLTGLQKDLKAARVTVGKGVLAPFLTRSQKSYETWAGLDSEQASDRATVRVPRARPLTAVTVLTDPGTKGSVEAHVPGEGWRRIGALSATGFTEAQPAKSKETADAVRATVTDGKVRHVVPWYADSPAARFSLARTEADVEIGGGPQRVTAKLTSLRPGDVRGKVTAKAPKGIEVRTPERSTLPRGTQVDVPVDVTVPAGTRSGTYEIPVTFDGQTRTVSIRAYPRTEGPDLARGAKASSSGDETKDFPASGANDGDPTTRWSSPVEDGAWWQMELAEPVRLGQVVLRWQDAYAAGYRVQTSADGRTWRTAATVKDGKGGREAVRMDARDTRYIRVQGDKRATRFGYSLWSVEAYEVADGS